A single region of the Chelonia mydas isolate rCheMyd1 chromosome 4, rCheMyd1.pri.v2, whole genome shotgun sequence genome encodes:
- the LAMTOR3 gene encoding ragulator complex protein LAMTOR3 isoform X2: MVCLLSKECEICFVPVANDNAPEHALRPGFLSTFALATDQGSKLGLSKNKSIICYYNTYQVVQFNRLPLVVSFIASSNANTGLIVSLEKELAPLFEELRQVVEVS; encoded by the exons ATGGTGTGCCTGTTATCAAAG GAATGTGAAATATGTTTTGTTCCAGTTGCCAATGATAATGCTCCAGAGCATGCGCTTAGACCTGGTTTCTTGTCCACCTTTGCACTTGCAACAGACCAGGGCAGCAAACTAGGGCTTTCAAAAAACAAGAGTATCATCTGTTACTACAACACATACCAG gTGGTCCAGTTCAATCGGTTACCTTTGGTAGTAAGTTTCATTGCTAGCAGCAATGCCAACACCG GATTGATCGTCAGCTTAGAGAAGGAGCTTGCTCCCTTGTTTGAAGAGTTGAGGCAGGTTGTAGAGGTTTCTTAA
- the LAMTOR3 gene encoding ragulator complex protein LAMTOR3 isoform X1, protein MADELKRFLYKKLPSVEGLHAILVSDRDGVPVIKVANDNAPEHALRPGFLSTFALATDQGSKLGLSKNKSIICYYNTYQVVQFNRLPLVVSFIASSNANTGLIVSLEKELAPLFEELRQVVEVS, encoded by the exons ATGGCTGAC GAGCTGAAAAGGTTTCTGTACAAAAAATTACCAAG tGTTGAAGGTCTTCATGCTATTTTAGTGTCAGACAGAGATGGTGTGCCTGTTATCAAAG TTGCCAATGATAATGCTCCAGAGCATGCGCTTAGACCTGGTTTCTTGTCCACCTTTGCACTTGCAACAGACCAGGGCAGCAAACTAGGGCTTTCAAAAAACAAGAGTATCATCTGTTACTACAACACATACCAG gTGGTCCAGTTCAATCGGTTACCTTTGGTAGTAAGTTTCATTGCTAGCAGCAATGCCAACACCG GATTGATCGTCAGCTTAGAGAAGGAGCTTGCTCCCTTGTTTGAAGAGTTGAGGCAGGTTGTAGAGGTTTCTTAA